The Devosia sp. MC521 genome has a segment encoding these proteins:
- the argH gene encoding argininosuccinate lyase has product MTDPRLTDTSVFPDPVYIETVLRPLFDGAKDHHVEGFRAIDRAHLVMLVETGILTEEQGSDIAKALESIDAEIEPSSLVYTGEVEDFFFLIERELKKRVGPDLGGRLHTSRSRNDIDHTLFKLGIRERLNVLLEKALALHAALIDAAERERATLIVAYTHGQPAQPTTFGHYLSAVVEFVGRDIERLFEAYRILDYSPMGAAAITTSGFPIDRHRVADLLGFSEPLQNSYSCIAGVDYITSTYSAIELMFLHLGRVIQDFQVWTSFEVGQIYVPNSLVQISSIMPQKRNPVPIEHLRHLSSQTVGRAHAMLTVVHNTPFTDMNDSEGETQSMGYGAFASAYRVLDLLAALVAQIRINPDRVRENISRSCITITELADSLVRREGLSFREGHEIAAAVAKSVVAQKGDLAKDGYASFREAFLYATQRETALNEASFAEIVSPEYFVAVRTRYGGPAPEPLNAAIAGYKTKAAELAAKHETFLRRQADAARTLNERFNALKGAV; this is encoded by the coding sequence ATGACCGATCCACGTCTCACCGACACCTCGGTCTTTCCGGACCCAGTTTACATAGAAACCGTTCTTCGCCCCCTCTTTGATGGGGCGAAGGATCACCACGTCGAAGGTTTTCGCGCCATCGACCGTGCGCATTTGGTGATGCTGGTTGAAACCGGCATTCTCACCGAAGAGCAGGGAAGCGACATTGCTAAAGCGCTCGAGAGCATTGATGCCGAAATTGAGCCATCGTCCCTTGTTTACACCGGTGAGGTAGAAGACTTCTTCTTCCTGATCGAACGCGAATTGAAAAAGCGCGTTGGCCCGGACCTTGGTGGGCGTTTGCACACCTCCCGTTCGCGCAACGATATCGATCATACTTTGTTCAAGCTGGGTATCCGCGAGCGGTTGAACGTGTTGCTCGAGAAGGCACTGGCGCTGCATGCAGCGCTCATTGATGCGGCTGAACGGGAAAGGGCGACGCTGATAGTCGCCTATACTCATGGCCAGCCAGCGCAGCCAACCACCTTTGGTCACTACCTTTCTGCAGTCGTAGAGTTTGTTGGTCGTGACATCGAGCGGCTGTTCGAAGCATACCGCATTCTCGATTACTCGCCGATGGGTGCGGCTGCGATCACGACCTCGGGGTTCCCGATTGATCGTCACCGCGTTGCCGACCTTTTGGGCTTTTCAGAGCCTTTGCAGAATTCTTATTCCTGCATTGCGGGCGTGGATTACATCACCTCGACCTACTCAGCCATTGAACTGATGTTCCTCCATCTTGGTCGTGTCATTCAAGACTTCCAAGTGTGGACGAGCTTTGAGGTCGGGCAGATCTATGTGCCAAATAGCCTCGTGCAAATCTCCTCGATCATGCCGCAGAAGCGCAATCCGGTGCCGATTGAGCACTTGCGTCATCTTTCGAGCCAGACCGTTGGTCGCGCTCATGCCATGCTGACCGTGGTGCACAACACCCCGTTCACCGATATGAACGACAGCGAAGGGGAAACGCAGTCGATGGGCTATGGCGCTTTCGCCAGTGCCTATCGCGTGCTCGACCTGTTGGCCGCTCTGGTTGCACAAATCCGCATCAACCCTGATCGTGTGCGCGAAAACATCTCGCGCTCCTGCATCACCATCACCGAACTGGCGGACAGCCTAGTTCGGCGCGAGGGCTTGTCGTTCCGCGAGGGACACGAGATTGCGGCGGCAGTGGCCAAGTCGGTTGTCGCCCAAAAGGGCGATTTGGCCAAGGACGGCTACGCTTCATTCCGGGAGGCCTTCTTGTACGCAACCCAGCGCGAAACGGCACTGAACGAAGCCAGCTTCGCTGAAATCGTCTCGCCTGAATATTTCGTCGCTGTGCGGACACGCTACGGCGGTCCGGCACCTGAGCCGCTGAACGCGGCCATTGCTGGCTACAAAACCAAAGCAGCAGAACTTGCTGCAAAACACGAAACATTCTTGCGCCGACAGGCTGACGCCGCGCGCACGCTCAATGAGCGATTCAACGCATTAAAGGGAGCAGTCTGA
- a CDS encoding ROK family protein, translated as MVAIGSNPERNRAHNRRVVLEVIRLHGHLGRTEIARHAKITAQAVTNIVEELLAEGMLIELGRLRSGRGQPPIQFAVNPDGPLTAGVEIAADHMVCVLLDLSGRVRAQSISRLEDTGPAVVPKLVADEVARLQTELSVTPPPKLLGIGVVMPGPFEIEGMSSVGPATLPGWTGHDPRKLFAQATGHDVVVENDATAAVVGERLYGAGRQLTNFCYLYFGVGLGLGVIHDGRPLRGAFGNAGEIGHIGLVPRNGAGKAGPAGALERFVSVFALRERLAMAGIYAKTVEDIERLHEAQNPTLLDWIETAADYLAPTVALLENIFDPETIIFGGGLPDAVLEAVISAINPLPVTVATRDKRVLPRVLGGQTGQLTAALGAAALPLLDTVSPHLSLSDPAN; from the coding sequence ATGGTCGCTATCGGCTCCAACCCAGAACGTAACCGCGCGCACAATCGCCGCGTCGTCCTTGAAGTGATCAGATTACACGGTCATTTGGGCCGCACTGAAATTGCCCGCCACGCCAAAATCACCGCCCAAGCGGTGACCAATATCGTTGAAGAGCTGCTCGCCGAGGGGATGCTGATAGAATTGGGACGGCTTCGCTCTGGGCGTGGTCAGCCCCCGATCCAATTTGCAGTCAATCCCGACGGCCCACTCACCGCAGGCGTCGAAATCGCCGCCGACCATATGGTGTGCGTTCTTCTCGATCTCTCTGGTCGCGTGCGTGCGCAGTCGATCAGTCGACTTGAGGATACCGGCCCGGCGGTCGTGCCAAAACTTGTCGCAGATGAAGTGGCCCGTCTTCAAACCGAACTCTCCGTAACACCGCCCCCCAAACTTTTGGGCATCGGCGTGGTAATGCCCGGACCGTTTGAAATTGAGGGTATGAGTTCTGTCGGTCCGGCGACCCTCCCAGGCTGGACTGGCCACGACCCAAGAAAACTCTTCGCCCAAGCCACTGGTCACGATGTAGTTGTCGAAAACGACGCGACCGCCGCCGTCGTAGGCGAGCGCCTCTATGGCGCCGGTCGCCAGCTTACCAATTTCTGTTACCTTTATTTCGGCGTTGGGCTTGGGCTCGGCGTCATACACGATGGCCGCCCATTGCGCGGTGCATTTGGCAACGCTGGCGAAATCGGTCACATCGGCCTAGTGCCGCGCAATGGCGCTGGCAAGGCAGGCCCGGCTGGCGCACTCGAGCGGTTCGTATCCGTTTTCGCTCTGCGTGAGCGTTTGGCCATGGCGGGCATCTATGCCAAAACCGTGGAAGATATCGAGCGCCTGCACGAGGCGCAAAATCCAACTCTGCTCGATTGGATTGAGACCGCTGCAGATTATCTCGCGCCGACCGTGGCCCTACTCGAAAACATTTTCGATCCCGAAACCATTATCTTTGGTGGCGGCCTCCCTGACGCCGTTCTGGAAGCAGTAATTTCAGCAATCAATCCTCTGCCCGTTACTGTGGCCACACGTGACAAACGCGTCTTGCCGCGCGTTCTAGGCGGGCAAACCGGCCAACTAACGGCCGCCCTCGGTGCTGCAGCTTTACCTTTGCTCGACACCGTCTCCCCACACCTCAGCCTTTCCGATCCTGCAAACTGA
- a CDS encoding extracellular solute-binding protein: protein MLLKAKMAGLAAGISMLALGSAQAVEIEYWQYVFDSRVQAMDKLIENFEAANPGITVKQTTFPYADYQTRVVAAKVAGQGPDVVQLFYGWTDQFVNGGLIQPLDPAVFPHDEIESEFFPIVSAMKRGEDYYGLPTAVRSLALFYNKAHFAEAGIEPPNNLEELVAAAKATTKVDGSGNITSAGITLDMAGQDHHWWREVLVRQFGGVPYDAEGNVAYNDEAGAAAMKFYTDLQTEQKVGLVGFMDEGQAAFRAGLAAMTIDGTFRLGAFAANPFEWGVVELPADANGMRSNYSSYFANGIGATAQGEELEAAQKFLQYISSEEAMNIWLETVGELPARRDAALTEANLADPIRAPFLKGLEYAHTTRFYDEAGQRTTAIDAVNRILLEGQSPADSVAAAAAAEQAIINDNR from the coding sequence ATGCTTCTCAAAGCAAAAATGGCCGGCCTCGCCGCTGGCATCAGCATGTTGGCACTCGGCTCCGCCCAGGCCGTTGAAATCGAATACTGGCAGTATGTGTTCGATAGCCGTGTTCAGGCTATGGACAAGCTGATCGAGAATTTCGAGGCGGCTAACCCAGGCATTACCGTCAAGCAGACCACCTTCCCTTATGCCGATTACCAGACGCGCGTTGTCGCTGCTAAGGTTGCAGGGCAGGGTCCGGATGTTGTGCAGCTCTTCTACGGTTGGACCGATCAGTTCGTGAACGGTGGCCTCATTCAGCCACTTGATCCGGCTGTGTTCCCGCACGATGAGATTGAATCAGAATTTTTCCCAATCGTCTCTGCGATGAAGCGTGGCGAAGACTATTATGGTCTGCCGACGGCGGTGCGTTCGCTTGCACTGTTCTACAACAAGGCGCACTTCGCTGAAGCTGGCATCGAGCCTCCAAACAATCTGGAAGAGCTCGTCGCTGCCGCTAAGGCCACCACCAAGGTTGATGGTAGTGGCAACATCACGTCCGCTGGTATCACACTCGATATGGCAGGGCAGGATCACCATTGGTGGCGCGAAGTACTCGTTCGTCAGTTCGGCGGCGTCCCATATGATGCAGAAGGCAACGTCGCTTATAACGACGAAGCTGGCGCAGCAGCGATGAAGTTCTATACGGACCTGCAGACCGAGCAGAAGGTTGGCCTGGTTGGTTTCATGGATGAAGGCCAGGCAGCATTCCGTGCAGGCCTTGCTGCTATGACCATCGACGGTACGTTCCGCCTCGGTGCGTTCGCTGCCAACCCATTTGAATGGGGTGTTGTCGAGCTGCCAGCCGATGCAAACGGTATGCGTTCGAACTACTCGTCCTACTTTGCTAACGGCATCGGCGCGACTGCTCAGGGTGAAGAGCTCGAAGCTGCGCAGAAGTTCCTGCAGTACATTTCCTCGGAAGAGGCAATGAACATCTGGCTGGAAACGGTTGGCGAACTGCCAGCGCGTCGCGACGCTGCACTGACCGAAGCCAATCTTGCTGACCCAATCCGCGCGCCGTTCTTGAAGGGCCTTGAATACGCGCACACCACCCGCTTCTACGACGAAGCTGGTCAGCGTACGACGGCGATCGATGCGGTTAATCGTATTCTGCTCGAAGGTCAGTCGCCAGCCGACTCCGTTGCCGCTGCAGCTGCTGCAGAGCAGGCGATCATCAACGACAACCGCTAA
- a CDS encoding carbohydrate ABC transporter permease — protein MTATTVSSELAANRRDIRPGRYIAWTLLFIGGLIMITPLLFMFSTSLKTSGQVYDLKLIPSAPTFDNYLKVLQDGRFLQWFINSTFIAVVVTASNVFFDSLVGYTLAKFQFRGRYFIFLAILSTLMIPTEMLVIPWYLMSSQLGWLNSYWGIMFPGLMTAFGTFLMKQFFEGVPNDFLEAARVDGLNEFTIWWKIAMPMVVPAISALAIFSFLGNWTAFFWPLIVTTSKELYTLPVGISSFSAEAAIQWELIMTGAAIGTIPTLLVFLALQRYIVRGVMLAGLKG, from the coding sequence ATGACCGCTACAACCGTTTCCTCTGAATTGGCGGCCAACCGCCGCGATATTCGTCCCGGTCGTTACATTGCATGGACGCTGCTGTTCATCGGTGGGCTGATCATGATCACGCCATTGCTGTTCATGTTCTCGACCTCGCTCAAGACGTCGGGCCAAGTCTATGACCTCAAGCTGATCCCATCCGCACCGACCTTTGACAATTATTTGAAGGTTCTGCAAGATGGCCGCTTCCTGCAGTGGTTCATCAACTCGACTTTCATTGCTGTCGTTGTGACCGCGTCGAACGTCTTCTTCGACAGTCTGGTTGGCTACACGCTGGCGAAGTTCCAATTCCGTGGCCGCTACTTCATCTTCCTCGCCATTCTGTCGACCTTGATGATCCCGACCGAAATGTTGGTGATCCCGTGGTATTTGATGTCGAGCCAGCTGGGTTGGCTGAACTCGTATTGGGGGATCATGTTCCCAGGCCTGATGACGGCATTTGGCACCTTCTTGATGAAGCAGTTCTTTGAAGGCGTGCCGAACGACTTCCTCGAGGCGGCGCGCGTTGATGGGCTGAACGAATTCACCATCTGGTGGAAGATCGCGATGCCGATGGTGGTTCCTGCCATCTCGGCTCTGGCCATCTTCTCCTTCCTCGGCAACTGGACTGCCTTCTTCTGGCCGCTGATCGTGACGACCTCCAAGGAGCTCTACACACTGCCTGTGGGTATCTCTTCGTTCTCGGCGGAAGCTGCGATCCAGTGGGAGTTGATTATGACTGGCGCGGCGATCGGCACAATTCCGACGCTGCTCGTCTTCCTTGCTCTCCAGCGCTACATCGTTCGCGGTGTTATGCTGGCCGGTCTGAAGGGCTAA
- a CDS encoding sugar ABC transporter permease, with protein MASTNALPQSGPVRLWDRLTIGQKRVIWAWVFLIIPISFYAGIRFYPTFQAFWLSLTNWDLLRPAKFIGFANYQKMFADPAFWKVFNNTFLYLIIGTPLSLVISFLIAYYLDRVRFMHGFIRALYFLPFLTTAAAMGWVWRWFYQPVPIGVINSVLSSVGIPQQPFLRSVDQALFSILIPAIWAGLGFQIIIFMAGLRAIPSTFYEAARIDGLGDGAILRKITIPLLKPTTVFLVVFSSIGFLRIFDQVYNMTTNDPGGPLNSTKPLVLMIYQTAFSSYQMGYAAAQTVVLFTILLIVSLLQLYVLREKK; from the coding sequence ATGGCGTCAACGAACGCACTTCCACAGTCAGGACCGGTTCGGCTTTGGGACCGACTGACTATCGGCCAAAAGCGTGTGATCTGGGCTTGGGTGTTTCTCATCATCCCGATCTCCTTCTACGCAGGCATTCGATTTTATCCAACGTTTCAGGCGTTTTGGCTATCGCTGACCAATTGGGACCTCTTGCGTCCGGCCAAGTTTATCGGCTTTGCGAACTATCAAAAAATGTTCGCCGATCCAGCTTTCTGGAAAGTGTTCAACAACACCTTCCTCTATCTCATCATCGGTACGCCACTGAGTTTGGTGATCTCTTTCTTGATCGCCTACTACCTCGACCGCGTCCGCTTCATGCATGGTTTCATCCGTGCGCTCTATTTTCTGCCCTTCCTAACCACGGCTGCCGCTATGGGTTGGGTATGGCGCTGGTTCTATCAGCCGGTTCCAATCGGCGTGATTAACTCCGTTCTGAGCAGTGTTGGGATCCCGCAGCAGCCATTCCTGCGCTCGGTCGATCAAGCGCTGTTCTCAATTCTCATTCCAGCCATTTGGGCAGGATTGGGCTTCCAGATCATCATTTTCATGGCAGGTCTGCGGGCTATTCCATCGACCTTTTATGAGGCCGCGCGCATCGACGGCTTGGGCGATGGTGCTATCTTGCGCAAGATCACCATTCCGCTGCTGAAGCCGACCACTGTGTTCCTCGTCGTCTTCTCGTCCATCGGTTTCCTCCGCATCTTTGATCAGGTCTACAACATGACCACCAATGATCCGGGTGGTCCGCTGAACTCGACTAAGCCACTGGTGTTGATGATTTATCAGACCGCGTTCTCGTCCTACCAGATGGGCTATGCCGCTGCGCAGACAGTGGTGCTGTTCACCATCCTGCTCATCGTCTCTCTGCTCCAGCTCTATGTGCTGAGGGAAAAGAAATGA
- a CDS encoding DMT family transporter, with protein MAQARALPLGLAWLLSDMVLVTVMTVLVKMSGASYPSVQIVFIRSLIGLVSVLPLAWKHRTALKSTKRLGQHSFRVLCNTLALNCNFAALTALPLALVNAIGFTRPLVTLALASWLLQERSGPWRWIGTGIGFFGVLIMIGPNQVEWNLGLLAALGTVVFGSLSTVQTRALAGENTTTLMVFYTVGLTVFTSAPAIIMWEPVRLGDWPVLIAIGVLAQVGQYCFLRAYQSSPANQLAPFHYLSIIAATAAGFLAFGEIPSASTAIGIAIILSALYITNHLDKRQSAHRTAP; from the coding sequence ATGGCCCAAGCGCGTGCGCTGCCCCTTGGGCTAGCGTGGCTTCTTTCCGACATGGTTCTGGTCACTGTTATGACCGTCCTCGTCAAAATGAGCGGGGCCAGTTACCCATCGGTGCAGATTGTTTTTATTCGCTCGCTCATCGGTCTCGTGAGCGTGCTGCCTCTGGCATGGAAACACCGCACTGCGCTCAAAAGCACCAAGCGACTGGGACAACACAGTTTTCGGGTATTGTGCAATACGCTTGCCCTTAACTGCAATTTCGCAGCGCTGACGGCACTGCCTTTGGCGCTCGTAAACGCCATCGGCTTTACCAGGCCGCTCGTCACTCTGGCGCTGGCCAGCTGGCTCCTTCAAGAACGCTCGGGGCCGTGGCGCTGGATAGGCACTGGGATCGGTTTTTTTGGCGTGCTGATCATGATTGGCCCCAATCAAGTCGAATGGAACCTAGGCCTATTAGCCGCTCTTGGCACTGTTGTGTTCGGTTCGCTATCCACGGTGCAAACCCGTGCATTGGCAGGAGAGAACACAACCACATTGATGGTCTTTTATACCGTTGGGCTGACTGTATTCACATCCGCCCCAGCGATCATCATGTGGGAACCGGTGCGTCTTGGCGATTGGCCAGTCCTGATAGCGATCGGTGTACTCGCGCAAGTTGGACAATATTGCTTTCTCCGCGCCTATCAGAGCTCCCCAGCCAATCAACTGGCGCCCTTTCACTATCTTTCCATTATAGCCGCAACCGCCGCAGGGTTCCTTGCCTTTGGTGAGATACCATCCGCGTCAACCGCTATTGGCATCGCCATTATCCTATCGGCGCTTTACATCACCAATCATCTCGACAAACGACAGTCGGCACACCGCACCGCACCCTAA
- the ugpC gene encoding sn-glycerol-3-phosphate ABC transporter ATP-binding protein UgpC gives MASIELQGLIKAYGKTQAVHGIDLKIEDGEFVVFVGPSGCGKSTTLRMIAGLEDISGGKLLIGNEVVNQREPKQRNIAMVFQNYAIYPHMTVGQNIGFGLYTSKLSKAEKQQRIEETGKLLGLSHLLDRRPAALSGGQRQRVAIGRAMVRDPVAFLFDEPLSNLDAQLRSQMRMEIKALHQRLGTTIVYVTHDQVEAMTMADKIVVMRDGHILQVGSPTELYENPQDVFTARFIGSPSMNMIDGQLTASDLSVAGAAISGLTLPGHDAKVLVGIRPHDLVVGESDGNGFVASGLVEAVEPLGSETLVHIGLNGKTVIGTAPGRVVPAVGASVTVRAEPGSLYLFDAVTEKAIGRA, from the coding sequence ATGGCCAGTATCGAACTTCAGGGCTTGATCAAGGCTTACGGCAAAACCCAAGCCGTTCACGGTATTGACCTTAAGATCGAAGACGGCGAGTTCGTTGTCTTTGTCGGTCCATCGGGGTGCGGCAAATCAACGACACTGCGCATGATCGCAGGCTTGGAAGACATTTCCGGCGGCAAGCTGCTGATCGGTAATGAGGTCGTGAACCAGCGCGAACCAAAGCAGCGTAACATCGCTATGGTGTTCCAGAACTATGCGATTTACCCGCATATGACGGTGGGCCAGAACATCGGTTTTGGGCTTTATACCTCAAAGCTCTCGAAGGCTGAGAAGCAGCAGCGCATCGAAGAAACTGGCAAACTCTTGGGCCTGTCCCATCTGCTCGATCGCCGTCCTGCAGCTCTCTCTGGCGGTCAGCGTCAGCGCGTCGCTATCGGTCGCGCGATGGTACGCGACCCCGTTGCGTTCCTTTTCGACGAGCCGCTCTCGAACCTTGACGCGCAGCTGCGTTCGCAGATGCGCATGGAAATCAAAGCGCTACATCAGCGCCTTGGCACCACCATTGTTTACGTAACGCACGATCAGGTGGAAGCCATGACCATGGCCGACAAGATCGTGGTTATGCGTGATGGTCATATTCTGCAGGTGGGGTCGCCGACCGAGCTTTATGAGAATCCTCAGGATGTGTTCACCGCGCGCTTTATCGGTAGCCCTTCAATGAACATGATCGATGGCCAACTGACAGCGTCGGACCTCAGCGTCGCCGGTGCCGCCATTTCCGGGCTTACCCTTCCCGGCCATGACGCCAAGGTGCTGGTTGGCATCCGTCCGCATGATCTTGTGGTCGGTGAAAGCGACGGCAATGGTTTTGTCGCCAGCGGCCTGGTGGAGGCTGTTGAGCCGCTTGGTTCGGAAACTCTGGTGCACATTGGCCTGAATGGCAAAACCGTCATCGGTACGGCACCAGGCCGCGTTGTGCCTGCTGTGGGGGCGTCGGTGACAGTACGGGCTGAGCCCGGTTCGCTTTATCTCTTTGATGCCGTGACCGAAAAGGCTATTGGCCGCGCATGA
- a CDS encoding PIG-L family deacetylase codes for MLSSRDRLHNRAKSPRFVALYRALTRLKSTVTVMNTGAHPDDEHNSMLASLRHEHGARIVVACSTRGEGGQNTLGPERLGALGVVRSRELEEAARVIDADIAWLGHGPNDPVHDFGFSKSGPDTLARWGKERTIDRLVRAYREFRPDIVIPTFLDVPGQHGHHRAMTEAAETALALSADPTYKIAGLTPWKVSKYYLPAWSGGGDYYDDEVPPPPATTTIIAGACDPVTGLSFARLGEVSRAYHATQNMGDWRYDASRWDLHLVGGTAEISVFDALPTKLSDLGSQPELARADAAIASAIAAFPKSDEILSALIEAKQALSSIDAIADHHAHRITRKIVELDAAIVLAAGLDLTASVSSRDVLPGSSVTITIESAHPLDSTVTVTPVAPKAFASGVPVSFSARTAILTVEADPHADVGNPYYPKWFSLGGNGALWLEVEAEVSGTKVRFALDTEEAVQIAPAKRAAITPEALILALPAQGQHSFTVKSTGAPSSVSVENTPSGLSVKFAGDALQLTATPDLTPGKYHLPLSVDGLSAHVVTPIAYEHIGTSRYVRPLTLDILALDLKVPDTKVGIINGGADNVSFWLKRMGANVIDLDAEALAGDLSVYDTIIVGLFAFGTRPDLKAVTSKLHTFVENGGHLVTLYHRPTDGWDKQATPPRPLTIGSPSLRWRVNNPSSTVEILQPNHPLFAGPNTITRADFDGWDKERGLYFASHWDEAYEPLLSMNDVGENPLFGSLVSGRIGKGRHTHTSLVLHHQLDKLVPGAFRIMANLLQRA; via the coding sequence ATGCTTTCTTCCCGCGACCGTCTTCATAACCGAGCAAAATCGCCACGCTTCGTCGCGCTGTACCGTGCCCTCACGCGGCTCAAGTCCACAGTGACCGTTATGAACACCGGCGCCCATCCGGACGATGAGCACAACTCCATGCTCGCCTCCTTGCGCCATGAACACGGCGCACGCATTGTTGTCGCCTGCTCGACACGTGGCGAAGGCGGTCAGAACACGCTCGGTCCAGAGCGTTTGGGAGCCCTGGGTGTTGTCCGCAGCCGCGAGCTTGAAGAGGCCGCCCGAGTTATTGATGCCGACATCGCTTGGCTCGGGCACGGACCGAATGACCCCGTTCACGACTTTGGCTTTTCCAAATCCGGCCCAGACACACTCGCCCGTTGGGGCAAGGAACGTACAATCGATCGGCTCGTTCGCGCCTATCGCGAATTCCGCCCTGACATCGTTATTCCAACCTTCCTCGACGTTCCGGGCCAGCACGGTCACCACCGTGCCATGACTGAAGCAGCCGAAACCGCACTCGCTCTGTCAGCCGATCCGACGTATAAAATCGCCGGCCTCACCCCTTGGAAGGTCAGCAAATATTATCTCCCCGCATGGTCCGGCGGCGGCGACTATTATGACGACGAAGTTCCTCCACCTCCCGCAACCACGACGATTATTGCGGGCGCATGCGACCCGGTCACGGGCTTGAGCTTTGCTCGTCTCGGCGAAGTCTCGCGGGCTTATCACGCCACCCAGAATATGGGCGACTGGCGCTATGACGCTTCGCGTTGGGACCTCCACCTCGTTGGCGGAACCGCTGAAATTAGTGTCTTTGACGCCCTCCCGACAAAACTGTCGGATCTTGGGTCCCAGCCTGAATTGGCCCGGGCTGACGCGGCTATTGCGAGCGCTATTGCAGCCTTCCCAAAATCGGATGAAATTTTAAGCGCCCTAATTGAGGCCAAGCAGGCACTCAGCAGTATTGACGCAATCGCTGACCATCACGCGCACCGCATCACTCGAAAAATTGTCGAACTCGACGCTGCAATCGTACTGGCCGCTGGTCTGGACCTGACTGCGTCCGTATCCTCCCGCGATGTCCTTCCCGGATCGAGTGTAACGATCACTATCGAAAGTGCACATCCACTGGACAGCACTGTCACCGTGACACCAGTAGCGCCAAAAGCTTTTGCTTCCGGCGTTCCTGTCAGTTTTAGCGCCCGCACGGCCATCCTGACTGTTGAGGCCGATCCGCATGCCGACGTCGGCAATCCCTACTACCCAAAATGGTTCAGCCTAGGCGGCAACGGCGCGCTCTGGCTCGAAGTCGAAGCCGAGGTCAGCGGGACCAAGGTTCGCTTTGCACTCGATACGGAAGAAGCCGTCCAAATCGCCCCAGCGAAAAGGGCCGCAATCACGCCCGAGGCGCTCATTCTAGCGCTTCCCGCACAGGGCCAGCACAGCTTCACTGTGAAAAGCACCGGCGCTCCATCGTCTGTATCAGTTGAGAATACCCCCTCTGGGCTCAGCGTCAAATTTGCGGGCGATGCGCTGCAGCTCACAGCAACTCCTGACCTCACTCCCGGTAAATACCACCTGCCACTGAGCGTTGACGGACTTTCGGCTCACGTCGTCACCCCTATTGCCTACGAGCATATCGGCACATCGCGCTATGTCCGCCCGCTCACACTCGACATATTGGCGCTCGATCTGAAAGTGCCTGACACCAAGGTAGGCATCATCAACGGCGGGGCCGACAATGTCAGCTTCTGGCTTAAACGCATGGGCGCCAATGTCATCGACCTAGACGCTGAAGCACTTGCGGGCGACCTCTCAGTCTATGACACTATCATCGTCGGCCTCTTTGCTTTCGGCACGCGCCCAGACTTGAAAGCGGTAACCAGCAAGCTACACACTTTCGTCGAGAACGGCGGGCACTTGGTCACCCTCTACCATCGCCCAACGGACGGCTGGGACAAGCAAGCTACCCCCCCTCGCCCGCTGACGATCGGCTCGCCTTCGCTTCGCTGGCGCGTCAACAACCCATCAAGCACAGTCGAAATCCTGCAGCCCAACCATCCGCTCTTTGCTGGCCCCAATACCATCACCCGCGCCGACTTTGACGGCTGGGATAAAGAGCGCGGTCTCTATTTCGCCTCTCACTGGGATGAAGCTTATGAGCCCCTCCTAAGTATGAACGATGTCGGCGAAAATCCGCTCTTTGGTTCTCTCGTCTCAGGGAGGATCGGTAAGGGGCGCCATACCCACACGAGCCTCGTGCTGCACCACCAGCTCGATAAGCTGGTTCCGGGCGCCTTCCGCATCATGGCTAACCTCTTGCAAAGAGCCTAA